Proteins encoded by one window of Acidipropionibacterium virtanenii:
- the glp gene encoding gephyrin-like molybdotransferase Glp, protein MALFRRKKIEPPTAEEEAPLRLPGAPADDVNGRRGLEVHRDFLVSAVRPLTPFGLSIGDALGLELCEDVPAPTDVPHLTTAAIDGFAFDSATTTRAGNPYPVHLQIDRRPPRPVLQGTAVSVRAGAELPDGTDCVVGPEVLDEDGKVTVTEPVPAWSGCRLAGSDFAGGEVIAPQGSHLNPGRIALLAAAGVDKVFARPRPRVVVLGTGGGEHPDGEDVPQLDATAQIVAAAARNTGSHVWLVDARDSEPDELRETVTDQLIRADLLLSTSDRMVATEPDPVGSLLPELGATDFCQVAMTPGSYQGFGLIGPELVPVMVLPPGPGAALAAFHAFARPVLNKLAGGAPRSWEIAAEAGSLVAEASDLASFVPVRLEERNGRVIASRAGHGDPARLADLAMSDALAVIPTGSRIDVGDDVTCWSLGRS, encoded by the coding sequence ATGGCGTTGTTCCGCAGGAAGAAGATCGAGCCGCCGACTGCCGAGGAGGAGGCGCCGTTACGGCTGCCCGGAGCGCCGGCCGACGATGTGAACGGCCGCCGTGGCCTGGAGGTCCACCGGGACTTCCTGGTGTCGGCGGTCAGACCATTGACGCCGTTCGGGCTGAGCATCGGTGACGCGCTGGGACTCGAGCTGTGCGAGGACGTTCCGGCCCCCACCGATGTACCCCATCTCACCACGGCCGCGATCGACGGATTCGCCTTCGACTCGGCGACCACCACCCGGGCGGGCAACCCGTATCCGGTCCACCTGCAGATCGACCGGCGTCCTCCGCGGCCCGTGCTGCAGGGCACGGCCGTGTCGGTGCGTGCCGGTGCGGAGCTGCCCGACGGTACCGACTGCGTCGTCGGCCCCGAGGTGCTCGACGAGGACGGGAAGGTGACCGTGACGGAACCGGTGCCGGCCTGGTCGGGATGCCGGCTCGCGGGATCGGACTTCGCCGGCGGGGAGGTGATCGCCCCTCAGGGCAGCCACCTCAATCCCGGGCGGATCGCGCTGCTGGCGGCCGCCGGAGTCGACAAGGTGTTCGCCCGGCCACGCCCGCGGGTGGTGGTGCTGGGCACCGGTGGGGGAGAGCACCCCGACGGCGAGGACGTCCCTCAGCTGGACGCCACTGCCCAGATCGTCGCCGCCGCGGCACGCAACACCGGGAGTCATGTGTGGCTCGTCGACGCCCGGGACAGCGAGCCGGACGAGTTGCGCGAGACCGTCACCGACCAGCTGATCCGCGCCGACCTGCTGCTGTCGACCAGCGACCGGATGGTCGCCACCGAGCCGGACCCCGTGGGCAGTCTGCTGCCCGAGCTCGGAGCGACCGATTTCTGCCAGGTGGCCATGACTCCCGGCTCCTACCAGGGTTTCGGGCTGATCGGGCCCGAGCTGGTTCCGGTGATGGTGCTTCCGCCCGGCCCCGGCGCGGCACTGGCCGCGTTCCACGCCTTCGCCAGGCCGGTGCTCAACAAGCTGGCCGGCGGCGCGCCGCGTTCCTGGGAGATCGCCGCCGAGGCCGGCTCCCTGGTGGCCGAGGCCTCGGACCTGGCCAGTTTCGTGCCGGTACGCCTCGAGGAGCGCAACGGAAGGGTCATCGCCTCCCGGGCGGGGCACGGTGATCCGGCGAGGCTGGCGGATCTTGCGATGTCGGATGCGCTTGCGGTCATCCCGACCGGGTCGAGGATCGACGTCGGTGATGATGTGACCTGCTGGTCACTGGGACGGAGTTGA
- the iolG gene encoding inositol 2-dehydrogenase translates to MIRIAIIGAGRIGHVHARAVDAHPAAELVLVCDPFEKNAKELSAQYGVRYCLDPQEVFDAPEVDAVIIGSPTRFHVDHILAAVKAGKKVMSEKPIALDVAEAKRCIDELGEAADNVMMGFNRRFDPSFAEIHQRIDDGEIGQLQQLIVVSRDPAAPPAEYVAGSGGIFKDMTIHDFDTVRFFLGDIAEVTAVGTNVDEAIAAQGDFDQVLVTLKSTEGRLATIVNSRSCAFGYDQRLEAFGADGMLSADNLTQTAVRKATSSQTEAKSAVMDFFLERYEDAYRIELGRFIDTADAGTPASPSVRDGYAALLLAQATADSARTGAAVKL, encoded by the coding sequence ATGATTCGTATCGCCATCATCGGTGCAGGTCGCATCGGTCACGTCCATGCCCGCGCCGTCGATGCTCATCCCGCGGCCGAGCTGGTGCTCGTCTGCGACCCCTTCGAGAAGAATGCCAAGGAGCTGTCGGCCCAGTACGGCGTCAGGTACTGCCTGGATCCGCAGGAGGTCTTCGACGCTCCGGAGGTCGACGCCGTCATCATCGGCTCGCCCACCCGGTTCCACGTCGATCACATCCTGGCGGCGGTGAAGGCCGGCAAGAAGGTGATGTCGGAGAAGCCGATCGCTCTGGACGTCGCCGAGGCGAAGCGCTGCATCGACGAGCTCGGCGAGGCCGCCGACAACGTCATGATGGGCTTCAACCGGCGATTCGATCCGAGCTTCGCCGAGATCCACCAGCGGATCGACGACGGCGAGATCGGCCAGCTCCAGCAGCTCATCGTCGTCTCCCGCGACCCGGCGGCCCCGCCGGCCGAGTACGTCGCCGGATCCGGCGGCATCTTCAAGGACATGACGATCCACGACTTCGACACCGTCCGGTTCTTCCTGGGCGATATCGCCGAGGTGACGGCCGTGGGTACCAACGTCGACGAGGCGATCGCGGCGCAGGGCGACTTCGACCAGGTGCTGGTGACCCTGAAGTCGACCGAGGGGAGACTGGCCACGATCGTGAACTCGCGCAGCTGCGCCTTCGGCTACGACCAGCGCCTGGAGGCCTTCGGGGCCGACGGCATGCTGAGCGCCGACAATCTCACCCAGACCGCCGTCCGCAAGGCCACCAGCAGCCAGACCGAGGCGAAGTCCGCGGTGATGGACTTCTTCCTCGAGCGCTACGAGGACGCCTACCGGATCGAGCTGGGGCGCTTCATCGACACCGCCGACGCGGGCACCCCGGCCTCTCCCTCGGTGCGCGACGGCTACGCCGCGCTACTGCTGGCCCAGGCGACCGCCGACAGCGCCAGAACAGGTGCTGCCGTGAAGCTCTGA
- a CDS encoding FmdB family zinc ribbon protein, producing the protein MPTYQYRCTDCGRDLEVFQRFSDAALTTCPTCSGTLRKVFNAVGVVFKGSGFYSTDNHTHGATAAAAPAADHSSTEHAATGSDSTTSSESSTAAAAAN; encoded by the coding sequence ATGCCCACATACCAGTACCGTTGCACCGACTGCGGCCGTGATCTCGAGGTCTTCCAGCGTTTCAGTGACGCCGCCCTCACGACCTGCCCCACCTGCTCCGGCACGCTGCGCAAGGTGTTCAACGCGGTCGGCGTGGTGTTCAAGGGTTCTGGGTTCTACTCCACCGACAACCACACCCACGGTGCGACGGCCGCAGCCGCCCCCGCCGCCGATCACAGCTCCACCGAGCACGCCGCCACCGGCTCGGACTCGACGACCAGCTCCGAGTCTTCCACAGCCGCGGCCGCCGCGAACTGA
- a CDS encoding Gfo/Idh/MocA family protein — MSDKRSIGVGVVSLGWMGRLHTRAYRALKEKFPEIEADIRLVSCCDVMEENRRQATEVLGFRRAVSDYHELINDPQVDVVDICSPNFLHHEIAMAAIEAGKPFWIEKPMGISAEQSADIAQGAEAKGLITSVGFNYRHVPAVQYARRLIAEGKLGRITNARVWLIADYASDPNGPLTWRYEKGRAGAGVVLDLMGHGEDLVQYLLRDRITEVTALTDTFIDQRPKPLKAGVGHSGWVVSDELGPVENEDYCAVIARFAGGAVATMESSRVSVGPRSEYVVEVYGTEGSIRWNFEDLNHVEVCLGRSNGALQGYVRAMAGPDHPDFARFQPGAGTSMGFDDMKVIEAAKFVSGVLADEQYGPSAADGWSAAEIDDAVVASAADGAWHQVRAVSGRTTFDK; from the coding sequence ATGAGCGACAAGAGGTCCATCGGGGTGGGGGTCGTGTCCCTCGGTTGGATGGGACGGCTGCACACCAGGGCATACCGGGCCCTCAAGGAGAAGTTCCCCGAGATCGAGGCCGACATCAGGCTCGTCTCGTGCTGCGATGTCATGGAGGAGAACCGGCGTCAGGCGACCGAGGTGCTCGGATTCCGGCGTGCGGTCTCCGACTATCACGAGCTCATCAATGACCCGCAGGTCGACGTCGTGGATATCTGCTCCCCGAACTTCCTGCACCATGAGATCGCCATGGCGGCCATCGAGGCGGGCAAGCCGTTCTGGATCGAGAAGCCGATGGGCATCAGCGCTGAGCAGTCTGCCGACATCGCACAGGGAGCCGAGGCCAAGGGCCTGATCACCTCGGTGGGATTCAACTACCGCCACGTGCCGGCCGTCCAGTACGCCCGCCGGCTCATCGCCGAGGGGAAGCTCGGGCGCATCACCAATGCCCGCGTCTGGCTCATCGCCGACTACGCCTCCGACCCGAACGGCCCGCTCACCTGGCGCTATGAGAAGGGCCGGGCCGGAGCCGGGGTGGTGCTGGACCTGATGGGGCACGGGGAGGATCTGGTCCAGTACCTGCTCAGGGACCGGATCACCGAGGTCACCGCGCTGACCGACACCTTCATCGATCAGCGGCCCAAGCCCCTGAAGGCCGGCGTCGGCCACAGTGGCTGGGTGGTCTCCGACGAGCTCGGGCCGGTGGAGAACGAGGACTACTGCGCCGTCATCGCACGGTTCGCCGGGGGAGCGGTGGCCACCATGGAGTCCTCCCGGGTGAGCGTGGGGCCGCGATCGGAGTACGTCGTCGAGGTCTACGGCACCGAGGGTTCGATCCGCTGGAACTTCGAGGATCTCAACCACGTCGAGGTCTGCCTGGGACGTTCCAACGGCGCCCTGCAGGGATATGTCAGGGCGATGGCCGGCCCCGATCATCCGGACTTCGCCCGGTTCCAGCCCGGCGCCGGGACGTCGATGGGATTCGACGACATGAAGGTGATCGAGGCCGCGAAGTTCGTCTCCGGAGTGCTGGCCGACGAGCAGTACGGGCCATCGGCAGCCGACGGATGGTCGGCCGCGGAGATCGATGACGCCGTGGTGGCCTCGGCCGCGGACGGAGCCTGGCACCAGGTTCGGGCAGTGTCCGGCCGCACCACTTTCGACAAGTGA
- a CDS encoding SAF domain-containing protein — translation MNRRLHILLTRHRRLLAALLAAAAVILLASPDTDPQGTRPVIVARKALSGGSQIGSAEIAVVRVPAALVPDQALISVDKAAGQTLVADRSRGSILTEADLLSAPRAGPGRALTGVRLSDPSLLPMLRVGMVVTIVTVSDGSQAVVLARSAVIRAISHTSSQGSLAAGTEPVIVVSTDPQSAARIATQSSGQGVGVVME, via the coding sequence ATGAACCGGCGCCTGCACATCCTGCTCACTCGGCACCGCCGACTCCTCGCGGCGCTGCTGGCGGCGGCGGCCGTCATTCTCCTCGCATCCCCGGACACCGACCCGCAGGGAACCAGACCGGTCATCGTCGCCCGGAAGGCACTGTCGGGCGGATCCCAGATCGGATCCGCTGAGATCGCAGTCGTCCGGGTCCCCGCAGCTCTGGTACCCGATCAGGCGCTCATCTCCGTCGACAAGGCCGCCGGCCAGACCCTGGTCGCCGATCGGTCCCGAGGGAGCATTCTCACCGAGGCCGATCTCCTCAGCGCGCCAAGAGCCGGTCCGGGGCGGGCGCTGACCGGGGTGCGGCTGTCCGATCCGTCACTGCTTCCGATGCTGCGGGTGGGGATGGTGGTCACGATAGTAACGGTCTCCGACGGTTCGCAGGCCGTGGTGCTGGCGCGCTCGGCGGTGATCCGGGCCATCTCGCACACCTCCTCCCAGGGGTCTCTCGCCGCAGGTACGGAGCCCGTCATCGTGGTCTCCACCGATCCTCAGAGCGCGGCGCGAATCGCGACCCAGAGTTCGGGACAGGGAGTGGGAGTCGTTATGGAATGA
- a CDS encoding GNAT family N-acetyltransferase, with protein sequence MRAGAVVLRPMRKDDSSDWFSLREADSEWLRPWEATRPPVSLERPPGFAAMVVRNRRLARMPTILPWLVAWDEGWPENPSPRPERLPLIGQLTVSCITFGSAMSCSMGYWVGSRYAGRGVIPTAVAIAADYCFQVLRLHRIEICIRPENQKSLRVVSKLGLAEEGMRPRFLHIDGHWRDHRVFRLLSDDRPAGVLRGYLEDRVLPGSPLA encoded by the coding sequence CTGCGCGCCGGAGCGGTGGTGCTGCGGCCGATGCGCAAGGACGACTCGTCCGACTGGTTCAGCCTCAGGGAGGCCGACTCCGAGTGGTTGCGTCCCTGGGAGGCCACCAGGCCGCCCGTCTCTCTGGAGAGGCCGCCCGGCTTCGCGGCCATGGTGGTGCGCAATCGGCGCCTGGCCCGGATGCCCACGATCCTCCCGTGGCTGGTCGCCTGGGATGAGGGATGGCCCGAGAATCCGTCGCCGCGACCGGAACGACTGCCCCTGATAGGCCAACTGACGGTCTCGTGCATCACCTTCGGCTCAGCGATGAGCTGCTCGATGGGGTACTGGGTGGGCTCGAGGTATGCGGGTCGCGGGGTGATACCGACCGCCGTGGCGATCGCGGCTGACTACTGCTTCCAGGTGCTGCGCCTGCATCGGATCGAGATCTGCATCCGGCCGGAGAATCAGAAGAGCCTGCGGGTGGTGAGCAAACTGGGCCTGGCGGAGGAGGGGATGCGCCCGAGATTCCTTCACATAGACGGGCACTGGCGCGACCACCGGGTGTTCCGGCTTCTGAGCGACGACCGGCCCGCAGGGGTGCTCCGCGGCTACCTCGAAGATCGCGTGCTGCCAGGCTCTCCACTGGCCTGA
- a CDS encoding UTP--glucose-1-phosphate uridylyltransferase has translation MSEAGLRAAQQKMRDAGVEATAIDVFTSYYHQLEEGGTGLIREDTISPLTDPPMLSEVDVDDEAASAALDRTVIIKLNGGLGTSMGLDKAKSLLEVRDGRTFLDLVVGQVRAARKRHGARLPLLFMDSFSTRDDTLAALSAYPDLAVDGLPLDFLQNQEPKLRADDLTPVEWPEDPALEWCPPGHGDLYTALLGSGLLDQLLEQGFRYASVSNGDNLGAVPDARLAGWFAASGAPYAAELCRRTVNDKKGGHLAVRKADGQLILRDTAQTAPEEMDYFTDEFRHPFFHTNNLWFDLAAVKKALDERHGVMGLQLIRNEKTVDPRDADSTPVIQIESAMGGAIEVFEGATCICVDRSRFLPVKTTNELLLLRSDVYSLDADSHLVKGTDRTCEIDLDKHFYKKIADFTRRIPQAPSLREADRLAVAGDWTFGSGVVVDGSAELSADSPATVPDGARLSGEITDGSL, from the coding sequence ATGAGTGAAGCCGGGTTGAGAGCCGCACAGCAGAAGATGAGGGACGCCGGGGTGGAGGCCACGGCGATCGACGTCTTCACCTCCTACTACCACCAGCTCGAGGAAGGCGGTACCGGACTGATCCGAGAAGACACCATCAGCCCGCTCACCGATCCTCCGATGCTCTCGGAGGTCGACGTCGACGATGAGGCGGCCTCGGCGGCTCTGGATCGCACGGTCATCATCAAGCTCAACGGTGGCCTGGGCACCTCGATGGGCCTGGACAAGGCGAAGTCGCTGCTCGAGGTCCGCGACGGTCGCACCTTCCTCGATCTCGTCGTCGGTCAGGTGCGTGCCGCCCGGAAGCGTCACGGCGCCCGGCTGCCGCTGCTGTTCATGGACTCCTTCAGCACTCGCGACGACACCCTCGCCGCCCTGTCGGCGTACCCGGATCTGGCTGTCGACGGGCTGCCGCTGGACTTCCTGCAGAATCAGGAGCCCAAGCTGCGCGCCGACGATCTCACTCCGGTCGAGTGGCCCGAGGATCCGGCCCTGGAGTGGTGCCCGCCGGGCCACGGCGATCTCTACACGGCCCTGCTGGGCTCGGGACTGCTCGACCAGCTCCTTGAGCAGGGATTCCGCTACGCCTCGGTCTCCAACGGCGACAATCTCGGCGCCGTCCCGGACGCCCGTCTGGCCGGCTGGTTCGCGGCCTCCGGAGCCCCCTACGCCGCCGAGCTGTGCCGGCGCACCGTCAACGACAAGAAGGGCGGGCATCTGGCCGTCCGCAAGGCCGACGGGCAGCTGATCCTGCGCGACACCGCCCAGACCGCGCCGGAGGAGATGGACTACTTCACCGACGAGTTCCGCCACCCCTTCTTCCACACCAACAACCTGTGGTTCGATCTGGCCGCGGTGAAGAAGGCCCTCGACGAGCGGCACGGCGTGATGGGGCTGCAACTCATCCGCAATGAGAAGACGGTCGATCCCCGCGACGCCGACTCGACGCCGGTGATCCAGATCGAGTCCGCGATGGGCGGGGCCATCGAGGTCTTCGAGGGTGCGACCTGCATCTGCGTCGACCGCTCCCGCTTCCTGCCTGTCAAGACCACCAATGAGCTGCTTCTGCTGCGCTCCGACGTCTACAGCCTTGACGCCGACTCCCATCTCGTCAAGGGCACCGACCGGACCTGCGAGATCGATCTCGACAAGCACTTCTACAAGAAGATCGCCGACTTCACCCGCAGGATTCCGCAGGCCCCCTCGCTGCGTGAGGCCGACCGCCTGGCCGTTGCGGGCGACTGGACCTTCGGCTCCGGAGTCGTCGTCGACGGCTCGGCCGAGCTGTCGGCCGACAGCCCCGCCACCGTCCCCGACGGCGCGCGGCTGTCCGGCGAGATCACCGACGGGTCGCTGTGA
- a CDS encoding 5-formyltetrahydrofolate cyclo-ligase codes for MHDPDPPADPDDKTAWRRLGLARRQALSRAEQLARRRGWRSHGVDAVTSSGAAVVSLYLSRGQEPDTLGLAAELERRGVAVLAPVLTDGRGHGVHEVSWGRYRHDRLREGLWGIPEPSGVAMAASELASADVIICSALWADRAGYRVGIGGGWYDRALLHRRPDAPVWAMVDTCEVVAALPRDPWDVAVDAALTPCGLVPLGPKGSVE; via the coding sequence GTGCACGATCCCGATCCGCCCGCCGACCCCGACGACAAGACGGCCTGGCGGCGACTGGGCCTGGCCCGACGGCAGGCCCTGAGCAGGGCCGAGCAGCTCGCCCGGCGCCGAGGATGGCGGAGCCACGGCGTCGACGCCGTCACCTCGTCCGGAGCCGCGGTGGTCTCCCTGTACCTCTCCCGGGGTCAGGAGCCGGACACGCTGGGGCTGGCCGCCGAGCTGGAACGACGCGGCGTCGCGGTCCTGGCTCCCGTGCTCACCGACGGTCGGGGCCACGGCGTCCACGAGGTGAGCTGGGGACGCTACCGCCATGACCGGCTGCGCGAGGGACTGTGGGGCATCCCCGAACCCTCCGGGGTCGCCATGGCGGCCTCGGAGCTGGCCTCGGCCGACGTCATCATCTGCTCGGCCCTGTGGGCAGACCGGGCCGGTTACCGGGTGGGGATCGGCGGAGGCTGGTACGACCGGGCCCTGCTGCATCGGCGCCCCGATGCGCCCGTCTGGGCGATGGTCGACACCTGCGAGGTGGTCGCCGCACTTCCTCGCGATCCCTGGGACGTCGCGGTTGATGCCGCACTGACGCCCTGCGGCCTGGTGCCGTTGGGACCGAAGGGCTCCGTGGAATAG
- a CDS encoding MFS transporter — protein MIAGTEPSGRHRGIFAVAAVATLGSLLFGYDTGVISGALPYMYMPGSAGGLALNAVEEGLIGGILLIGAAFGAIFGGMMSDRWGRRHNITILAVVFLIGALGTTFAPSVFVMYPFRFILGFAVGGASATVPVYLAETAPKRIRGSIVAIDQLMIVTGQLLAFAMNAIINAAHGGPQIVVEANNNADAHGIATGQHAWDAILALQASKGGPLSDAQFHAFLDNLVINSGNGEAWRWMLVLCSIPAIALWIGIRMMPESARWYLVKGRIKDAVGSLKRVRNAEKDGPLEAELNEMIAVRRHEAAEQQRGRFKDVWATPWLRKLLLMGIFLAIVNQTTGVNTVMYYAPKVLEYAGMTTSASITAQVANGVMSVIGSALGLWLILKFRRRQLLIFDIFGVGIALLGVAATFQFTIAPHIADGTKPPAWAPFLILGLMAVFMLIVQSTNGTVVWTMLGEMFPSRYRGIMNGTAIFFMWTVNAVITFTFPSMMSGLGGGLTYTIYGVLNLVIGVVLLKIMPETSGRSLEEIETYMEHIYSR, from the coding sequence ATGATTGCTGGCACCGAACCCTCGGGCAGGCACCGCGGCATCTTCGCGGTCGCAGCGGTGGCCACACTCGGTTCGCTGCTCTTCGGCTACGACACCGGCGTCATCTCGGGCGCGCTGCCCTATATGTACATGCCGGGTTCGGCCGGCGGTCTGGCCCTCAACGCGGTGGAGGAGGGCCTGATCGGCGGCATTCTGCTCATCGGGGCGGCCTTCGGCGCGATCTTCGGCGGCATGATGTCGGACCGGTGGGGCCGACGTCACAACATCACCATCCTCGCGGTGGTCTTCCTCATCGGGGCCCTGGGCACCACCTTCGCCCCCAGCGTCTTCGTGATGTACCCGTTCCGGTTCATCCTGGGGTTCGCCGTCGGCGGGGCCTCGGCCACCGTTCCGGTGTATCTGGCGGAGACCGCGCCCAAACGGATCCGGGGGTCGATCGTGGCGATCGACCAGCTGATGATCGTCACCGGCCAGCTGCTGGCCTTCGCCATGAACGCGATCATCAACGCGGCCCATGGCGGGCCGCAGATCGTCGTGGAGGCCAACAACAATGCCGATGCCCATGGCATCGCCACCGGCCAGCATGCCTGGGACGCCATTCTGGCTCTGCAGGCCAGCAAGGGCGGCCCGCTCAGTGACGCCCAGTTCCACGCCTTCCTCGACAACCTCGTCATCAACTCCGGCAACGGCGAGGCCTGGCGCTGGATGCTCGTGCTGTGCTCCATCCCGGCGATTGCCCTGTGGATCGGCATCCGGATGATGCCGGAGTCGGCGCGCTGGTACCTGGTGAAGGGCCGCATCAAGGACGCGGTCGGTTCACTCAAGCGGGTGCGCAACGCAGAGAAGGACGGTCCCCTGGAGGCCGAGCTGAACGAGATGATCGCCGTCCGCAGGCATGAGGCCGCCGAGCAGCAACGCGGCCGGTTCAAGGACGTCTGGGCGACCCCCTGGTTGCGGAAGTTGTTGCTGATGGGCATCTTCCTGGCCATCGTCAACCAGACCACCGGCGTCAATACCGTCATGTACTACGCGCCGAAGGTGCTGGAGTACGCCGGGATGACCACCTCGGCCTCCATCACCGCTCAGGTGGCCAACGGCGTCATGTCGGTCATCGGATCGGCGCTGGGCCTGTGGCTCATCCTCAAGTTCCGCCGTCGTCAGCTGCTCATCTTCGACATCTTCGGTGTCGGGATCGCCCTGCTCGGTGTCGCGGCGACCTTCCAGTTCACCATCGCTCCCCATATTGCCGACGGGACGAAGCCGCCGGCCTGGGCGCCGTTCCTCATCCTCGGTCTCATGGCGGTCTTCATGCTCATCGTGCAGTCCACCAACGGCACCGTGGTGTGGACGATGCTCGGCGAGATGTTCCCATCCCGGTACCGGGGGATCATGAACGGCACGGCGATCTTCTTCATGTGGACCGTCAATGCCGTCATCACTTTCACATTCCCGTCCATGATGTCGGGTCTGGGCGGTGGGCTGACGTACACCATCTACGGCGTGCTCAACCTCGTCATCGGCGTCGTGCTCCTGAAGATCATGCCCGAGACCTCCGGCCGGTCGCTGGAGGAGATCGAGACCTACATGGAGCACATCTACAGCAGGTGA
- a CDS encoding DUF433 domain-containing protein produces MFERITADPAVMGGQPTVRGLRFPVKTIVRMVAQGMSNGEILAEHPDLEAADIRAALEYAAAALDAETYLPLAHTA; encoded by the coding sequence ATGTTCGAGAGAATCACCGCTGATCCGGCCGTCATGGGTGGCCAGCCAACCGTCCGGGGCCTGCGATTTCCCGTCAAGACGATCGTCCGAATGGTCGCACAGGGGATGTCGAACGGCGAGATCCTTGCCGAGCATCCGGATCTTGAAGCCGCCGATATCCGAGCCGCGCTGGAGTATGCCGCTGCAGCGCTTGATGCGGAGACCTACCTTCCGCTGGCCCACACGGCATGA
- the mscL gene encoding large conductance mechanosensitive channel protein MscL, with protein MKGFKDFIMRGNLVELAVAFIIGGAFATVVTTFTAIVMDLLGKLGGTPNFSTFVPGGIHVGAFLTSVVSFLILAAVVYFGVVKPYEFAKSRLVKKEVEEAPATSEELLTEIRDLLAQQKNS; from the coding sequence ATGAAGGGTTTCAAGGACTTCATCATGCGCGGAAACCTCGTTGAGCTGGCCGTCGCTTTCATCATCGGCGGCGCATTCGCCACCGTCGTCACGACATTCACGGCCATCGTCATGGACCTCCTCGGAAAGCTCGGGGGCACCCCGAACTTCTCGACCTTCGTCCCGGGCGGCATCCACGTCGGTGCCTTCCTCACCTCCGTCGTGTCCTTCCTCATCCTGGCTGCCGTCGTCTACTTCGGTGTTGTCAAGCCCTATGAGTTCGCCAAGTCGAGGCTCGTCAAGAAGGAAGTGGAGGAGGCTCCGGCGACCAGCGAGGAGCTGCTCACCGAGATCCGCGATCTGCTCGCCCAGCAGAAGAACAGCTGA